In one Sporomusa sphaeroides DSM 2875 genomic region, the following are encoded:
- a CDS encoding alkaline phosphatase family protein: MKTVLLLLDGLGDRPHRELNGETPLEYAATPNLDRLASAGETGIMIPWKQGVPLGTEVAHFILFGYDMQDFPGRGIINALSRDVPIEKDAVYLCTTWSWVEEQQGLAIRQRWTEGLAPAEINELRQCLPQTTINGLRFDWEQSYDCHGVLKITGDSASSQISDSDPFYDNSYVMKVEPYESDTIASIRTADAVNIYLKTVYESLKSSPVNVKRKQAGKPLANFLLTKWAGEKPDIPSFEEKHGMKSCIVGNGLLMYGIAQLHGMDFIRYKDFQAGVKLALDNEYDFVHLHSKKTDEAAHTKIPMNKVKVIEEIDAAIKDLVNSALHENILLIVTGDHTTPSSGSLIHSGEPVPIMFIGKNVRVDDVTAFGERNCTKGSIRMYGSDLMQMILNLTDRAQFYNFRAGSKRLNHIPKSINKF, encoded by the coding sequence GTGAAAACTGTGCTTTTATTATTAGACGGTTTGGGAGATCGACCGCACAGGGAATTAAACGGAGAAACACCGCTTGAATATGCTGCTACCCCTAATCTTGACAGGTTGGCAAGCGCGGGGGAAACCGGGATAATGATTCCCTGGAAGCAGGGCGTCCCGCTGGGCACGGAGGTAGCTCATTTTATCCTGTTTGGCTATGATATGCAGGATTTTCCCGGCAGGGGAATAATCAACGCATTATCCCGGGATGTACCGATAGAAAAGGATGCTGTCTACCTATGCACCACCTGGTCCTGGGTGGAAGAGCAGCAGGGCTTGGCTATCAGGCAGCGGTGGACAGAAGGGCTGGCTCCGGCCGAAATAAACGAGCTGCGTCAATGCCTCCCGCAAACAACGATTAACGGCCTGCGCTTTGACTGGGAGCAATCATATGACTGCCACGGAGTATTAAAAATTACCGGTGATTCGGCCAGCAGCCAGATTTCAGACAGTGACCCCTTCTATGATAACAGCTATGTAATGAAGGTTGAGCCGTATGAATCAGATACTATTGCTTCCATACGTACTGCTGATGCTGTTAATATCTATTTAAAAACCGTCTATGAAAGCCTCAAATCGTCCCCTGTAAATGTAAAAAGAAAACAAGCCGGGAAGCCTCTGGCGAACTTCCTGCTTACTAAATGGGCAGGGGAAAAGCCTGATATACCTTCTTTTGAAGAAAAGCACGGCATGAAGTCCTGCATAGTTGGAAACGGTTTGTTGATGTATGGCATTGCCCAATTACACGGGATGGATTTTATCAGATACAAGGATTTTCAAGCCGGAGTTAAGTTAGCTTTAGACAACGAATATGACTTTGTTCATCTTCATAGCAAAAAAACTGATGAAGCTGCTCACACTAAAATCCCGATGAACAAGGTAAAGGTAATTGAGGAGATTGACGCTGCGATTAAAGACCTGGTAAACAGTGCCCTGCATGAGAACATACTTCTTATCGTGACCGGTGATCACACCACTCCCAGCTCAGGCAGTCTTATTCATTCAGGTGAACCGGTTCCGATAATGTTTATCGGGAAAAATGTGCGGGTAGATGATGTAACTGCCTTTGGTGAAAGGAACTGCACAAAAGGCTCCATTAGAATGTACGGCTCTGATTTAATGCAGATGATACTGAACCTGACTGACCGGGCACAATTCTATAATTTCAGAGCAGGTTCAAAGCGTCTTAATCATATCCCGAAGAGCATTAATAAGTTTTAA
- a CDS encoding PHP-associated domain-containing protein, with amino-acid sequence MLIDCHLHDSKYSCDSHMTLPEAVKRAKEIGLDAICMTNHDNNKLRNDIGDSAMIDGVLVIVGSEILTHEGDILVFGLQDLPNEKTSAEELLTLVRRNNGAAIAAHPFRNNNRGLGNNIRRLSGLLSAVEAFNGSTLDDHNLESYRLARELNLPIIGSSDAHKQDRVGRFATFFADTVRDHRDFVEAINHANYYPVMNKAGGFVLHPWKRLMQSGDLYGY; translated from the coding sequence ATGCTGATTGACTGTCATTTACATGATAGTAAATATTCCTGTGATAGTCATATGACATTGCCTGAAGCCGTAAAACGTGCTAAGGAAATAGGACTTGATGCGATTTGTATGACAAATCATGATAATAATAAGCTTAGAAATGATATTGGCGATTCAGCGATGATAGATGGTGTTCTTGTCATAGTAGGCAGTGAAATTTTAACACATGAAGGGGATATATTAGTCTTTGGCTTACAGGACCTGCCTAATGAAAAAACCAGTGCAGAGGAACTGCTGACTCTGGTGAGAAGGAATAATGGTGCAGCAATAGCAGCTCATCCATTTAGAAACAATAATCGGGGATTAGGCAATAACATAAGAAGATTGTCAGGGCTTTTATCGGCAGTAGAGGCGTTTAACGGCAGTACACTTGATGATCATAACCTAGAGTCTTACAGGCTGGCAAGAGAGCTTAACCTGCCGATAATTGGCAGCAGTGATGCTCACAAACAGGACAGAGTGGGCAGGTTTGCCACTTTCTTTGCAGATACTGTCAGAGATCACAGGGATTTCGTTGAAGCAATAAATCATGCTAATTATTATCCTGTAATGAATAAGGCAGGAGGTTTTGTTTTACACCCATGGAAGAGATTAATGCAATCGGGGGATTTGTATGGATATTAG
- a CDS encoding DUF5714 domain-containing protein encodes MDISKDCLICGAALSYRETAAEHLCNYCRQAFTANISCPAGHFICDNCHSASANELIKTYCLTAEATDPVAMAIHLMHSPQIKMHGPEHHFLVPAVLLAAYYNHKQKPSEKAAKLAEAEKRARNVLGGFCGFYGACGAGVGVGIFVSLITGSTPLAQTTWSQSNLATACALQSIAGFSGPRCCKRDSFLAILAAADFLHNVFNTALPVKQAITCEFFSQNNECLQTRCSFYTGE; translated from the coding sequence ATGGATATTAGCAAGGACTGTCTAATTTGTGGCGCGGCTTTGTCATATAGAGAAACTGCTGCCGAACATCTTTGTAATTATTGCCGGCAAGCTTTTACCGCAAATATCAGCTGTCCTGCCGGACATTTTATTTGTGATAATTGTCATAGTGCGTCCGCAAATGAGCTGATCAAAACCTATTGCCTAACAGCAGAAGCAACAGATCCTGTGGCGATGGCCATACATTTGATGCATAGTCCTCAGATCAAAATGCATGGCCCGGAACATCATTTTTTAGTACCGGCGGTTTTACTTGCCGCCTATTATAACCATAAACAAAAACCGTCAGAAAAGGCGGCTAAGCTTGCCGAAGCTGAAAAGCGGGCCCGCAATGTTTTAGGAGGATTTTGCGGCTTTTACGGGGCTTGCGGCGCCGGGGTGGGGGTCGGCATATTTGTAAGTCTGATAACCGGGTCAACTCCGCTTGCTCAAACCACGTGGAGCCAAAGCAATTTGGCTACTGCCTGCGCACTACAGTCTATTGCCGGTTTTAGCGGTCCCAGATGCTGCAAGCGCGATTCCTTTTTAGCCATACTTGCTGCAGCAGACTTTCTTCATAATGTCTTTAACACCGCCCTGCCGGTTAAACAAGCTATTACCTGCGAATTTTTCAGCCAAAATAATGAATGTTTGCAAACCCGGTGTTCTTTTTATACCGGAGAATGA
- a CDS encoding uroporphyrinogen decarboxylase family protein — MKTTWKDQMTPKERMKAFAAGESIDRIPCMPLVTDQVYSLAGGPMSQYYHSAKLMAQAQIHAFETYETDSVGSGPGLFGIAEAIGTKLEFPENGIPFVATPVLDNYQDLDKMELIDPYRSGRLPLILEALKIVQDAVKERAAVGCSVGGPLTSAAAVRGTDKFLRDICRNPAQVHRLLQYVTDNTLLFIDALCDMGIKPSIAEPTASGTLISAKHFREFAKPYLKQYSDRISKRWGSGPFLHICGDTIPILADMVDTGATVLSLDNQVDLAEAKNKAGHKVCLAGNVKPYTLWKGTPQQVIAEVKDCLRKACDSPKGFILSSGCGLSIGTPAQNVLAMMDAARQYGKWPIDPERLV, encoded by the coding sequence ATGAAAACTACCTGGAAGGATCAAATGACCCCCAAAGAACGGATGAAAGCCTTCGCGGCAGGCGAGTCTATTGACCGGATACCCTGTATGCCCTTGGTCACCGATCAAGTCTATAGCCTGGCCGGCGGCCCCATGTCCCAATATTATCATTCGGCAAAACTCATGGCCCAGGCTCAGATTCATGCCTTCGAAACTTACGAAACCGACTCTGTTGGTTCCGGCCCGGGGCTGTTTGGAATAGCCGAGGCCATCGGCACCAAATTAGAATTCCCCGAAAATGGCATTCCCTTTGTTGCAACTCCGGTGCTTGACAATTATCAGGACCTCGACAAAATGGAGTTAATCGATCCCTACCGCTCAGGACGGTTACCGCTCATCCTGGAAGCCCTCAAAATCGTCCAGGATGCCGTAAAAGAACGCGCCGCCGTAGGCTGCTCGGTCGGCGGCCCGCTTACTTCGGCGGCAGCCGTTCGCGGTACTGACAAATTCCTCCGGGATATCTGCCGCAATCCTGCTCAGGTACACCGTTTATTGCAATATGTGACTGACAACACCTTGCTGTTCATTGACGCTCTGTGCGATATGGGCATTAAACCAAGCATCGCCGAACCGACAGCCTCCGGCACATTGATTAGCGCTAAACATTTCCGGGAATTTGCCAAACCCTACCTGAAGCAATACTCTGACCGGATTAGCAAACGGTGGGGCAGCGGCCCTTTTCTCCACATTTGCGGTGATACCATACCAATCCTGGCAGACATGGTTGACACCGGGGCTACCGTACTTAGTTTAGATAACCAGGTAGACCTGGCGGAAGCCAAAAACAAAGCAGGACATAAAGTCTGCCTTGCGGGAAATGTAAAACCTTATACTCTGTGGAAGGGAACTCCCCAGCAAGTAATCGCTGAGGTGAAAGACTGCCTGCGCAAAGCCTGCGACAGTCCCAAAGGATTTATCTTATCCAGCGGCTGCGGTTTGTCGATAGGCACACCGGCACAAAATGTACTTGCTATGATGGATGCCGCCAGGCAATACGGCAAATGGCCGATTGATCCCGAGCGGCTGGTTTAA
- a CDS encoding corrinoid protein: MSKQNILDNLANAVVEMDEDGAQEAAKAAIAAGIDAYEAITAGLVKGMGIVGEKYEEQEYFIPEVLLCSDAMIAGLDILKPCLPQNYNQDAEKVVIGVVEGDTHDIGKNLVKIMLETAGFEVYDLGRNVPLQAFADKAEEVGATIVAMATLMSTTMEGMRTVVADLEKRGIRDKVTVIIGGGPISPAFANEIRADLYASDANVAVRQLKNRREAEGNRQAG; encoded by the coding sequence GTGAGTAAACAGAATATTTTGGACAATTTAGCCAATGCCGTCGTCGAAATGGACGAAGACGGGGCGCAGGAAGCGGCAAAAGCGGCAATTGCCGCTGGCATTGACGCCTATGAGGCAATTACGGCAGGCTTGGTCAAGGGGATGGGTATTGTTGGCGAAAAGTATGAAGAACAGGAATATTTTATTCCTGAGGTGCTGCTTTGTTCGGACGCCATGATAGCCGGCCTGGATATTCTTAAGCCTTGCTTACCCCAGAATTATAACCAAGACGCTGAAAAAGTAGTAATTGGTGTTGTAGAAGGGGATACGCATGATATTGGTAAAAATCTGGTCAAAATCATGCTGGAGACTGCCGGTTTTGAAGTGTATGATTTGGGCCGCAATGTTCCCTTGCAGGCTTTTGCCGATAAGGCGGAGGAAGTAGGCGCCACCATTGTGGCCATGGCTACGCTGATGAGTACGACCATGGAGGGGATGCGCACCGTCGTCGCAGACCTGGAGAAACGCGGTATTCGCGATAAAGTTACCGTGATTATCGGCGGCGGTCCCATTTCCCCGGCTTTTGCCAATGAAATCCGGGCTGACCTGTATGCGTCAGATGCCAATGTGGCTGTCCGGCAGTTAAAGAACCGCAGAGAAGCTGAGGGCAATCGCCAGGCAGGCTGA
- a CDS encoding substrate-binding domain-containing protein, with the protein MGDKKEGINRRSFLKAGIATLAAATAVPGLLYAGRFQADSLQVWSCGGLAEAFGEANSLYEQRNGIKINYTGAFAAALGKSLIGGAVTEVFAGRVLQLAKTLRSDNKMLYFKPLCFTEYVLVTPRGNPAGIQSVQDLAKPGVKVILPLGASPPGGDAVMGILKKANIDQAVLKNMIEKESCVIKMMPSIIKGEAAASIVERRLTTHTAFAGKVEVISIPEALFPPGPQTFTIGVMKYAKDRVLADDYVNFICSDEAQAIFGRHGFIPASSEKGRTLIEKLGVKDV; encoded by the coding sequence ATGGGCGATAAAAAAGAGGGAATAAACAGAAGATCGTTTCTTAAGGCCGGCATAGCCACCCTTGCTGCCGCAACTGCGGTGCCCGGCCTGCTGTATGCAGGACGTTTCCAGGCTGATTCGCTGCAGGTATGGTCCTGTGGCGGGCTGGCTGAAGCCTTCGGGGAAGCCAATAGCCTGTATGAGCAGAGAAACGGTATTAAGATTAATTATACGGGGGCCTTCGCTGCCGCTCTGGGCAAATCGCTCATCGGCGGAGCGGTAACGGAAGTTTTTGCCGGGCGGGTGCTGCAACTGGCTAAGACGCTGAGGTCTGACAATAAAATGCTTTATTTCAAGCCCCTGTGTTTTACCGAATATGTCCTGGTTACGCCGCGGGGAAATCCGGCGGGAATCCAATCGGTTCAGGATCTTGCCAAGCCGGGAGTCAAGGTTATTTTGCCGCTTGGCGCCTCGCCACCGGGCGGAGATGCCGTCATGGGCATACTCAAAAAAGCAAATATTGACCAGGCCGTTCTTAAGAATATGATTGAAAAGGAAAGCTGTGTCATTAAAATGATGCCGTCAATCATAAAAGGTGAAGCAGCGGCCTCGATTGTGGAACGCCGTCTTACCACTCACACCGCGTTTGCCGGAAAAGTGGAAGTGATCTCCATTCCGGAAGCGCTTTTTCCACCTGGTCCGCAGACCTTTACCATTGGGGTGATGAAGTATGCCAAGGACCGTGTTTTGGCCGATGATTACGTGAATTTTATCTGTTCCGACGAGGCCCAGGCGATTTTCGGGCGTCATGGCTTCATTCCCGCCAGTTCTGAAAAAGGCCGGACACTTATTGAAAAGCTGGGGGTAAAAGATGTCTAA
- a CDS encoding 4Fe-4S binding protein produces the protein MSNQTMTQSAGIALTKLRAGVQLAMLAVLGQWAYYGVFRCPYLIPFVSCETCPVITCWGRITSYFWGFWLLLPVSVLLAGRAFCGWLCPGGFVNQLIGKFSLLKLRKRNRFVRFAPAGMAIALAAVAIIWFGMDNPRMMIPIRTGGDVLDSVRLSFEHASFAWLVRTFIILGLAAAGLLVANLWCRFVCPTGGLLELFKGMAIFRVFKTSACNDCDACMRVCEMGTRPDEINCTNCGDCLQSCPVDAIKFGKRGNSNEQHAPDARTKVF, from the coding sequence ATGTCTAATCAAACAATGACACAATCAGCGGGAATTGCCTTAACGAAGCTTCGGGCAGGAGTTCAGCTGGCGATGCTGGCAGTGTTGGGGCAATGGGCCTATTACGGTGTTTTCCGCTGTCCGTATCTGATTCCCTTTGTGAGTTGCGAGACCTGCCCGGTCATTACCTGCTGGGGCAGGATTACTAGTTATTTTTGGGGCTTTTGGCTGCTCTTGCCGGTATCGGTTTTGCTTGCCGGACGGGCTTTCTGCGGCTGGCTCTGCCCCGGCGGGTTTGTCAATCAGCTTATCGGCAAGTTTTCGCTGCTAAAGCTGCGCAAGCGCAACCGGTTTGTGCGGTTTGCCCCGGCAGGGATGGCCATTGCTCTGGCGGCGGTAGCAATTATCTGGTTTGGGATGGATAATCCCCGGATGATGATACCGATCCGGACAGGCGGCGATGTTTTAGATTCAGTCCGGCTTTCTTTTGAGCACGCTTCCTTTGCCTGGCTGGTTCGCACCTTTATTATTTTAGGGCTGGCAGCGGCAGGCTTGCTGGTAGCCAACCTGTGGTGCCGCTTTGTTTGTCCCACCGGCGGTTTACTTGAACTGTTCAAGGGTATGGCTATTTTCCGTGTTTTTAAAACCAGTGCCTGCAATGACTGTGATGCCTGTATGCGGGTGTGTGAGATGGGTACCCGGCCTGATGAAATCAACTGTACCAATTGCGGCGATTGTCTGCAGTCTTGCCCTGTTGATGCTATAAAATTTGGAAAAAGAGGAAATTCGAATGAACAACATGCGCCCGATGCGCGAACGAAGGTCTTTTGA
- a CDS encoding radical SAM protein, which yields MNNMRPMRERRSFDQHPCFHGKASARWGRIHLPVAPDCNIQCNFCNRLYACVNESRPGVTRHVLKPVEALIVLNRFLQQRTNISVVGIAGPGDPLCDPDRTLETLRAVHAAHPELLICVSTNGLNLPGHIDELVAAGVTHVTVTVNAVDPYIGQQIYGSVTVNHRTYQGLEAAQILLGRQEEGIIGLKQRGLMVKINSVVLPGINTGHISSIAAKVSAWGADKMNCIPLIPVHDTPFAGLAAPTEAEMACIRKSVSSYLPQIYHCRRCRADAAGLLGADDAAGCASF from the coding sequence ATGAACAACATGCGCCCGATGCGCGAACGAAGGTCTTTTGATCAGCACCCTTGTTTTCACGGAAAGGCCAGTGCTCGCTGGGGGCGGATTCATCTGCCGGTAGCGCCTGATTGCAACATTCAGTGCAACTTTTGCAACCGACTTTATGCTTGTGTTAACGAAAGCCGCCCGGGAGTGACCCGGCATGTTCTTAAACCGGTGGAAGCGCTGATAGTTTTGAACAGATTTCTGCAGCAAAGAACAAATATCTCCGTGGTAGGAATTGCCGGTCCGGGAGACCCGCTTTGCGACCCGGACCGAACCCTGGAAACGCTGCGCGCTGTTCATGCCGCTCATCCCGAACTGTTAATCTGTGTATCTACCAATGGGCTGAATCTGCCCGGCCATATTGACGAACTGGTTGCCGCCGGGGTAACCCATGTCACCGTAACGGTCAATGCTGTTGATCCTTATATCGGTCAGCAGATATATGGTTCAGTTACTGTGAATCACCGGACCTATCAGGGCCTTGAAGCCGCCCAAATTCTTCTCGGCCGGCAGGAAGAGGGCATTATTGGCCTGAAGCAAAGAGGTCTGATGGTCAAGATAAATTCGGTGGTGCTTCCCGGTATTAATACCGGTCATATTTCTTCCATTGCTGCCAAGGTGTCCGCCTGGGGAGCAGACAAGATGAACTGCATACCCCTGATTCCTGTCCACGATACTCCTTTTGCAGGGCTTGCGGCTCCCACAGAAGCGGAAATGGCCTGCATACGAAAATCCGTATCCTCTTATCTGCCGCAGATTTATCATTGCCGCCGCTGCCGGGCAGACGCGGCAGGTCTGCTTGGTGCTGATGACGCGGCAGGGTGCGCTTCTTTTTGA
- the yedE gene encoding YedE family putative selenium transporter codes for MYWMLIIATGIVFGLGAVLLVKAGNPGNYGFCAACHLRDIAGALGIHQAAVLQYVRPEILGFVLASFSMAKIRGEFRPRGGSNPAIRFVLGATMMIGALVFLGCPLRGILRLAGGDLNGLTGLAGFAAGVVAGIVFLKNGYNLGRAHAYTGGKSSTGYLAAVVAIVLLVSVATHAAFLKFSVSGPGSLHAPVIVSLIAGLIAGALAWRSRMCLSGGIRDYILVRDTYLLKIYLVIFLAALAGNHYFGFFKLGYTGQPLAHTMHLWNFFGLFLTGLAAVLAGGCPLRQLIMAGEGNTDAFVCVLGMLAGAGIAHSFNIAGSAAGVALNGQLAIVVGIIITAGIGFAFREKLTTTVEG; via the coding sequence ATGTATTGGATGCTCATTATTGCGACCGGAATTGTGTTTGGGCTGGGGGCAGTCCTACTGGTGAAAGCAGGCAATCCAGGCAATTATGGCTTTTGTGCCGCCTGTCATTTGCGGGATATTGCCGGAGCGCTGGGGATTCACCAGGCAGCGGTATTACAATACGTCAGGCCGGAAATTTTAGGATTTGTTCTGGCTTCTTTCAGTATGGCAAAAATCCGCGGTGAGTTCCGGCCGCGCGGCGGTTCAAACCCGGCGATCCGGTTTGTTCTCGGCGCGACGATGATGATCGGAGCGCTGGTATTTTTGGGTTGTCCGCTGCGGGGTATCCTGCGGCTGGCCGGGGGCGACCTGAACGGCCTGACAGGTCTGGCCGGCTTTGCTGCCGGCGTTGTCGCCGGGATTGTTTTTCTGAAGAATGGGTATAACCTGGGCCGGGCCCACGCTTATACCGGCGGGAAAAGCTCCACCGGTTATCTGGCGGCTGTAGTGGCAATTGTTCTGTTAGTAAGTGTGGCTACCCATGCGGCATTCTTGAAATTTAGTGTTAGTGGACCCGGCTCGCTCCATGCCCCGGTTATCGTCAGTCTGATAGCAGGGTTAATAGCCGGTGCGCTGGCGTGGCGGTCCCGGATGTGCCTGAGCGGCGGTATTCGCGACTATATTTTGGTCCGGGATACCTATCTGCTCAAGATATACCTTGTTATTTTTCTCGCCGCTCTTGCCGGCAACCACTATTTCGGCTTTTTCAAGCTGGGTTATACCGGTCAGCCGCTTGCGCATACCATGCACTTGTGGAACTTCTTTGGCTTGTTCCTCACCGGTCTGGCGGCTGTTTTGGCCGGCGGCTGCCCTTTAAGACAGCTTATTATGGCCGGTGAAGGCAATACGGATGCTTTTGTTTGCGTGCTGGGCATGCTGGCCGGAGCCGGTATTGCTCACAGCTTCAACATTGCCGGCAGTGCGGCAGGCGTGGCTTTGAACGGACAGCTTGCGATAGTGGTCGGAATCATCATCACTGCCGGTATCGGTTTTGCCTTTAGAGAAAAACTGACTACAACTGTGGAGGGATGA
- a CDS encoding sulfurtransferase TusA family protein, with translation MEKKLDLRGLSCPMPLMETQKALAEVAAVTAIVDEPAAKENLIKFAKSKNYQVECTSNGGEYTLIIRK, from the coding sequence ATGGAAAAGAAGCTGGACCTCAGGGGCCTGAGCTGCCCGATGCCGCTGATGGAGACGCAAAAAGCGTTGGCGGAAGTGGCGGCGGTGACCGCCATTGTCGACGAACCTGCTGCTAAAGAGAACCTTATTAAGTTTGCTAAATCCAAAAATTATCAGGTGGAATGCACTAGCAACGGCGGCGAGTATACCCTGATAATCCGTAAATAA
- a CDS encoding methylenetetrahydrofolate reductase C-terminal domain-containing protein: MTTKPSLREALADSAQLSVTWELVPGRGAREKAQEHLVKMAELAAKDARINAVTITDNPGGKSAIAAYAMAVEAKRLGIEPIVHYTTKDKNRNALESELYALDRADIENLLVMTGDYPIQGYAGNAKPVFDFDAVHALRMITKMNAGAYTKLPPTHFFAGAVVSPFKSTEAETMAQYYKLHKKIANGAKFIITQLGYDARKFDELKKYVDMHNLAVPLIGNIFVLSLPVAKMMNKNLIPGCVVTDSLVARLEEEATQSNKKELQLLRAAKQYAVLKGLQYDGVNIGGHGMGYADIQYIMEKGEELSADWQDIARTEFNHPQDGGFYFFEQDESTQLNTCQPVDRTRTGSSNSSLRLKLMDMVHETAFDHKAPLYPMNKAIAKYIDKSWVKQPFTIAEYTTKTMTNQCRFCGDCAMHELGFICPMSQCPKQQRNGACGGSRDGWCEVYPGKQKCIYVTMYEGFKGHGKEERMKDKYMPPCNWDLHRTSSWLNYFNDRDYNTNKE, from the coding sequence ATGACAACTAAACCTTCTTTACGTGAAGCGTTGGCTGACTCGGCGCAGCTGTCGGTAACCTGGGAATTGGTTCCAGGACGGGGCGCGCGGGAAAAGGCGCAGGAGCATCTTGTGAAAATGGCTGAGCTGGCGGCTAAAGACGCCAGGATTAATGCCGTCACCATTACGGACAACCCTGGGGGGAAGTCAGCCATTGCGGCCTATGCTATGGCTGTGGAGGCCAAGCGGCTGGGGATTGAGCCAATTGTCCATTATACTACTAAAGATAAAAACAGAAATGCCCTGGAAAGTGAACTGTATGCCCTGGACAGGGCTGATATTGAAAATTTGTTGGTGATGACCGGCGACTATCCCATCCAGGGGTATGCCGGCAATGCTAAACCGGTTTTCGATTTTGATGCGGTGCATGCACTCCGGATGATTACTAAAATGAATGCCGGTGCCTATACCAAGCTGCCGCCTACTCATTTTTTTGCCGGAGCTGTTGTTTCCCCCTTCAAATCAACAGAAGCCGAAACCATGGCACAATATTATAAACTTCATAAAAAAATCGCCAATGGCGCAAAGTTTATTATTACTCAATTGGGCTATGATGCCAGAAAATTTGATGAGCTGAAAAAATATGTCGACATGCACAACCTGGCGGTGCCGTTAATCGGCAATATCTTTGTACTGTCACTGCCGGTAGCCAAGATGATGAATAAAAATTTGATTCCCGGCTGTGTGGTGACCGATTCCCTGGTGGCCAGGCTGGAGGAAGAAGCTACGCAAAGCAATAAAAAAGAGCTGCAATTGCTGCGGGCCGCCAAGCAATATGCGGTATTAAAGGGCTTACAATATGATGGCGTCAATATCGGCGGCCATGGTATGGGCTATGCCGATATACAGTATATTATGGAAAAAGGTGAGGAATTAAGCGCTGACTGGCAGGATATCGCGAGGACTGAATTTAATCATCCTCAGGACGGCGGCTTCTATTTCTTTGAACAGGATGAGTCAACCCAGCTGAACACCTGTCAGCCTGTTGACCGCACCCGGACAGGTTCGAGCAATTCCTCGCTAAGACTGAAGCTGATGGATATGGTGCATGAGACGGCGTTTGATCATAAGGCGCCCCTGTATCCCATGAACAAAGCTATTGCGAAATATATCGATAAATCCTGGGTGAAACAACCGTTTACCATAGCCGAATACACTACCAAAACAATGACGAACCAATGCCGGTTCTGTGGCGATTGCGCCATGCATGAGCTGGGGTTTATCTGCCCAATGTCTCAATGTCCCAAGCAGCAGCGTAATGGAGCCTGCGGCGGCAGCCGCGACGGCTGGTGTGAGGTCTATCCCGGCAAGCAAAAGTGCATTTATGTAACAATGTATGAAGGCTTTAAAGGGCACGGTAAAGAAGAACGGATGAAGGATAAATACATGCCGCCCTGCAATTGGGATCTGCACCGGACATCCTCCTGGCTAAATTACTTCAACGACAGGGATTACAATACTAATAAAGAGTAA